The Setaria italica strain Yugu1 chromosome IX, Setaria_italica_v2.0, whole genome shotgun sequence genome has a window encoding:
- the LOC101755021 gene encoding uncharacterized protein LOC101755021: MPKTIRYDAHKEHPLVLVDIGGSSGGNGRSFTCDGCGCRGAGPRYRCGACDFDLHELCATAPGTAWFFFHGQHPLALELAVEDGGDGSPRHCDICEMDIHGMHYRCRPCGFDAHPVCLQLPGAAVSPLHPEHLVMLSVGGPEECTRCGADCVWRYRCGVCDVNLHPRCLLGTDETPLNIPRSN, encoded by the coding sequence ATGCCCAAGACGATCCGGTACGACGCCCACAAGGAGCACCCGCTGGTGCTCGTCGACAtcggcgggagcagcggcggcaatGGCCGCAGCTTCACGTGCGACGGCTGCGGCTGCCGGGGCGCCGGCCCCCGCTACCGCTGCGGCGCGTGCGACTTCGACCTGCACGAGCTCTGCGCGACGGCCCCCGGGACCGCGTGGTTCTTCTTCCACGGCCAGCACCCGCTAGCCCTCGAGCTGGCcgtcgaggacggcggcgacggcagcccTCGCCACTGCGACATCTGCGAGATGGACATCCACGGCATGCACTACCGTTGCCGGCCCTGCGGCTTCGACGCGCACCCCGTCTGCTTGCAGctgcccggcgccgccgtctcgcCGCTGCACCCGGAGCACCTCGTGATGCTCAGCGTGGGCGGCCCCGAGGAGTGCACGCGCTGCGGCGCCGACTGCGTGTGGCGATACCGCTGCGGCGTGTGCGACGTCAACCTCCACCCGAGATGCCTGCTGGGCACTGATGAGACGCCGCTCAACATCCCCAGGAGCAACTAG
- the LOC101763113 gene encoding cyclin-A3-1 codes for MESKENAAHSAPPLRRSQGKRKALVELPINEWRDTDGGSAPRPSKRRTRSAARAEAEAEEARKRREDGDAARGASVARLLDPKRQDAGAAQAAVAPYHADIDRYLRSLEVEPLRRPSPDYFQKIQKAISPKMRAVLVDWLVEVADEFKLQAETLYLAVSYVDRFLTMNVVTRDKLQLLGVTALLLAAKYEEIESSKMKVNRYTDITDNTYTKQQVVKMEADLLKSLNFEIGGPTVTTFLRRFIASCRGGNCTSSEKLESMCSYLAELSLLDYDCISYLPSVLAAACLFVARFTIRPRTHPWNLTLQRNTGYKAFDLQKSIFIIHELQLSIRCPDQKAIREKYEDTKFGCVSTMVSPQEIPASFFEDCNK; via the exons aTGGAGAGCAAGGAGAACGCCGCGCACTCGGCGCCGCCTCTTCGGCGGTCGCAAGGGAAGCGCAAGGCCCTGGTGGAGCTGCCGATCAACGAATGGCGGGACACGGATGGCGGCtcggcgccgcggccgtcgaAGCGGAGGAcgcggtcggcggcgcgggcggaggccgaggcggaggaggcgaggaagCGGCGGGAGGATGGGGACGCCGCGCGCGGGGCCAGTGTGGCCCGCCTTCTGGACCCGAAGCGGCAGGACGCAGGCGCCGCGCAGGCGGCCGTTGCGCCGTACCACGCGGACATCGACCGGTACCTCCGGTCGTTGGAG GTTGAACCATTGAGGAGGCCAAGTCCTGACTATTTTCAGAAGATCCAGAAAGCCATCTCCCCCAAAATGAGGGCTGTCCTTGTGGACTGGTTGGTAGAAGTGGCTGATGAATTCAAGCTTCAGGCAGAAACTCTTTACCTTGCAGTTTCATATGTTGACCGCTTCCTCACAATGAATGTCGTTACTCGGGACAAGCTGCAACTGCTGGGTGTCACTGCATTGCTCCTTGCTGC CAAATATGAAGAAATTGAGTCTTCTAAGATGAAGGTGAACAGATACACAGACATTACGGATAACACCTACACCAAACAGCAA GTGGTGAAGATGGAGGCTGACTTACTGAAATCTCTTAACTTTGAGATTGGGGGTCCCACTGTAACCACATTTCTACG GCGATTCATAGCTTCATGTCGTGGAGGCAAT TGCACAAGCAGCGAAAAACTGGAGTCCATGTGTAGCTATCTCGCAGAATTGAGCTTGCTGGACTATGACTGCATAAGCTATCTACCATCAGTACTTGCTGCTGCCTGTCTGTTTGTAGCCAGGTTCACAATCCGCCCAAGGACTCATCCTTGG AACTTGACGCTTCAACGTAACACGGGATATAAAGCCTTTGATCTGCAGAAATCCATTTTCATCATACATGAACTGCAGTTGAGCATCCGGTGCCCGGACCAGAAAGCAATCAGAGAGAAGTACGAGGACACCAAG TTCGGGTGTGTGTCGACAATGGTATCACCACAAGAAATTCCTGCATCTTTCTTTGAAGACTGCAATAAGTGA